The sequence below is a genomic window from Candidatus Nanopelagicales bacterium.
GCTGTCGAAGTACGCCTTGACCTGCCGGTGGTTTGGGTAATCCGGGTAGGAGTCCGGCATCGGGAAGTCCGGGAACTGCGTGAATGGCTTGCTTGAGATCAAGTGCACGGACTCGTACACGCGCGAGGTCGGGGCACCGAAGTTCCAGTTACCACCGACTCCGTCGGCCCGCTCGAATCCGTCGGCCGGAATGCCGAGTTGCAAGAGGGCTTTGAGAGCGGACAGCCCGTGGGGTCCGGCGCCGATCACGGCGACCGCGGTACCTCGATCGAGGATGTCGTGCCGTTGCTCGGGGGTGGCCTGTTCCACGCCGACCGGATCGTTCGCTTCGGTCTCGCTGGCGGGGGAGTCAGGGATTGTTTCCGTTGGAGACTGGTTGTCCGTTGCCGTCATGGGGCAACGCTACGCCGCCCGAGCAGGACCTTCGCATTCGGCAACCAATCGTGTGGCGAACGGTCGTCCACGGCGCTACCGTTCCGGTGGGATCGATGATCGCTCCGATCACTAGTCGAATCCCAGACGGTCCAACCCAGCCGTCAGCTTGAATATGCGAGGGGGCTCGTCATGAGTGGAACCACCACGCCGGGGTCGATCGGCGAGGTCGAGGCGGATCCTCCCAAGATCCAGCACAAGCGCAAGTTCCAATTCCCCAGCGCGGTCACGACGCTGGTCCTTGTCACGGTGTTGGTGTGGGTAGCGGCCCTGTTCTTGCCGTCCGGAAAATATGCCACCTCGGCAGATGGTTCGCCGATTCCCGGGACGTTTCAGGAAGTCCCGTCACCCTACGGCTTCGGTGCGATGGTGCAGCAGCTATTCCTGGCACCGATCAACGGCATCTACGGCCTGCTCAATGGCGAGACCGGAGTAGTCGACACCGAGACGGTCGGGCGCATGTTCGGTCAGATCGGCATCATCGTCTTCATCATGGCGATTGGTGCGTTCATCTCGGTGAGCTTTGCGACGAAGGCTCTCGAAGTCGCCGTCGGCAGTCTGGCGCACCGGTTGCGGAGCAAGGGATGGTTGCTGATTGCGGCGGTCATGGTGCTGTTCTCGTTGCTGGGCTCGACCATGGGCTTCTCGGTCGAGACGCTGGGCTTCTACGCACTGTTCATTCCGCTGATGACCGCACTGGGTTACGACCGGCTCGTGACGGCCGCGATGATCATCATCGGTGCCCTGGTCGGGGTCATGGGGGCGACTGTCAACCCGTTCTCGATCGGCGTTGCCGCCGGCGAGGCCGGGACATCAATCGGTGACGGCATTGTCTTGCGGTTGATCCTCTGGGTCCTGTTGACTGCGCTGGCGATCGGCTGGGTGTTGCGTTACGCAGCGAAGGTTCGCAAGAACCCCGAAGCATCGTTGGTCGGATGGGAAGAGCCCGACTCAGACGATGAGTCCGCCACCGACGCTGCGTCCGACGATGTTTCGGCCGAGACCGAAACATCTCTCAGCCGCACCCAGAAATGGGTATTGATCATCACGGGCTTTGCATTCGGCTTGATGATCTTCTCGGTGATCCCATGGTCGAGCATCTTCGGTTCGACCACTGGCCCGGCCAACTACGAATACGCACACGAGGTTGCTGGCGCGCAGCCCTATTGGTTTGAACTCAACTGGTGGTTCCCACAACTCGCGATGTTGTTCCTGGTGGCGTCACTCGTCGTTGGGTTAGTTGCGCGCATGAACGAGAAGGAGATCGTTCGCCTGGTTGCGGCCGGGGCGGCGGACATGATGGGTCCGGCGATGGTGGTGCTGTTGGCCGGTGGTGTCTCGGTGATCATGACCAACACGCAAACGTTGGACACGATTCTGAACTCGATGGAGCAGCTAGTCAGCGGAGTCTCGGCTGGCGCATTTGCTGTCATGACCATTCTGATCAACATTCCGTTGGCGGTGCTCATCCCGTCCAGTTCAGGCCACGGTGCGCTGGCCATGCCGCTGCTGTCACCCTTGGCAGACTTTGCCGGAGTCACCCGCGACACGACGATTACGGCCTGGATCATGGGTCACGGCTTGACCTTGTTGTTCTCGCCAACCAGCGTGGTGCTGGTCGGCGGCTTAGCAATCGCAAAGGTCGGCTACGACAAGTACCTCAGATTCGTCTGGCCCTTGCTGCTGATGCTCTTCGCTACCGCAGCAGTCGTCCTGGCCATTGCTGCCTCGTTGGAGTAGCCCGATCGGTTCGGTCGACTGAGTCCTCGGTCCGAACCGTAACTACGACGCTGGGGCCGAAGGAGGTGTTGGCGGCTCGGTCGGTGCGGGTGGTGGGGTGGGCGTTGTCGCCAGTGGCTTCAGTCCGGCGGCCACCCGCAGGGAGTTCTGCGTTCCGCGCCAGACCGAGGAGTCGGCACCGCCGCGGATACCACTGAACTTCGCGGTGCTCGTGTACTGCCACCACGACCACTGCCAGCCGGGCAACGACGGTTGCCTTCCGTAGCCGGAAAGCCAAAGCCGGTAGCCCTTCTTGGCAAATACCCGAGTGTTGCCGGTGTGCGGCCCCCACCACCAGCCACCGGTGTAGATCACGACGCGCTGCTTTGGCAGGTGGGTCAGGCGGCGAACCTCTTTCGTCCACTTGCGGATCCAGCGAACGGTTCGAGTCTTGCTGGCTCGCGTCGGGCCCTCGGCATCCAGAACGACAAAGTCACCTTTGGCTCTGATGCCGCCGACTCGCTTCATCGTTTGGACGTAGAAGCGGGCATCCCGAACCGGATTCTTCCGGAAATCGGCAAAGTCGTAAGCACCGCGAATGAGACCGGCTTGCCTCATCCCGCGCCAGTTGCTCGCCAGGGTGCGATCGACGTACCGGCCCTGCGTGGCCTTCGTGAAACCGAAACGGACGATCGGCTTGGTGGTGCCGTCGCCGCGCAACTGAGGCGCTACGACGGACTGCCAGTTGACCCAACCCGTCCAAATCGACACGTCGGGGCCGTACACCTTCTCCGGCAGGCCGAGGTTCGGGATGCCGCGCGTCGTCGCTGGCAGACTTCGCCCGGCAGGCGCTGGAGATTTGGCCACCATCGAGATCGGCGGGGCGGGGGGCATAGCAAACATTCACCCGATACTAGCCACTCATTTGCAGTGACCGGCACCAATCAGTCAAGATCCCACGTCACGGAGTGGTCCAAAGGTTCGACCGCACGGGTGGTGTCGAGATGGATCACCGCATCGAATTGGTCGCGTAGGTGTGCGTCGAACCAGTGGCTCTGCTGTTCGGTCTCCGGCCAGTAGACGACACCAATTCCACGTTGTGGGGCTACCTCGGGTAGCCAATCAGCGGCCCGCAGGTCGATGATGAAGTTTTCCTGGGGTAAATCGTGGAAGGTCGCCTCGTAGCCGTCGGCCAACCCTGGCAGCACGCTCATCTGTCGCATCGAACCGCCCCACTCGTTGGCAGCGGTGACCGTCCCCTCGTAGGTGGTGAACCCAACCCGGACGCTGTTGTTCGGCCAGGCGTCCCGCACGAATTGACCGATGGACAGTTGGCCCGTCGCGCCGAGTGCGGTTGCGCGGGCGTCTCCCACGTGGGAGTTGTGCCCCCACACGACGACCTTCGTCTCACCGAGACGTTGGTCAAGGAACTCGACCAAGGCGGTGAGGGTCTCGCTCATCTGCTGGTCGCGCAGATTCCACGCGGCTACACCGCCCAGGTAGATCTGCCGGTAATACTGCTCTGCCTGTTCCTTGATCTGCGCGCTGCGTTCGGCATAGAAGTGCTTGCTCACCGAATCCCACTCGTCATTCATGATTGCTGTGGCCATCATGTTCTGGCTGGCCTTCAGTTGAGCGACGATCTCGTTCTCGCAGGCAACGTTGAGTTGAAATGCCACGGCTTTGCCGTACTGCTCTGGCACTCCACCGGCGTGGTCGCAGCACCCGTACCGTGATCGGGCAGCGGTCGCGGCCTTCGAGTCCACGTCGCCCAGATACGAGAGCACATCTGCCATCGAGCGATGCGCGTTGAACAGGTCCAGGCTGTAGAAGGTGGCCTTGGTGGCGGGCGAGGATTGTGAATCATTGCGTGCCCGTAGCCATTCGGTGAATGCCGCCATGTCGGCGTTGCGCCACAACCAGTTGGGGAACCGAGCGAATCCGTCGAGGGCCTCAGTGGCACTTTGATCGTGCGTCTGGCCCAGCGCGTAGCGACCCAAGCGGTAGGTGTCGGGCCAGTCGGCAACCAGGCCAATCGCGGTGAAGCCCCGCTCGTCGATCAGCCGCTGGGTGATTCGCGCGCGCTCTCGCTGGAACTCGTGTGTGCCGTGTGAGCTTCCACCGAGTAGCACGACGCGCGCGTCACCGATTTGATCAAGTAGGTCGTCATAGTCATCTGCGGCACCGCTGAGCTCTCGCAGTCCGGGCAGCTTGCTGGCGACCAAGGATTGAGTTGTCATCCCGGCACCTCCTCAAGGTAGATGCC
It includes:
- a CDS encoding erythromycin esterase family protein, whose amino-acid sequence is MTTQSLVASKLPGLRELSGAADDYDDLLDQIGDARVVLLGGSSHGTHEFQRERARITQRLIDERGFTAIGLVADWPDTYRLGRYALGQTHDQSATEALDGFARFPNWLWRNADMAAFTEWLRARNDSQSSPATKATFYSLDLFNAHRSMADVLSYLGDVDSKAATAARSRYGCCDHAGGVPEQYGKAVAFQLNVACENEIVAQLKASQNMMATAIMNDEWDSVSKHFYAERSAQIKEQAEQYYRQIYLGGVAAWNLRDQQMSETLTALVEFLDQRLGETKVVVWGHNSHVGDARATALGATGQLSIGQFVRDAWPNNSVRVGFTTYEGTVTAANEWGGSMRQMSVLPGLADGYEATFHDLPQENFIIDLRAADWLPEVAPQRGIGVVYWPETEQQSHWFDAHLRDQFDAVIHLDTTRAVEPLDHSVTWDLD
- a CDS encoding glycoside hydrolase family 25 protein, which produces MFAMPPAPPISMVAKSPAPAGRSLPATTRGIPNLGLPEKVYGPDVSIWTGWVNWQSVVAPQLRGDGTTKPIVRFGFTKATQGRYVDRTLASNWRGMRQAGLIRGAYDFADFRKNPVRDARFYVQTMKRVGGIRAKGDFVVLDAEGPTRASKTRTVRWIRKWTKEVRRLTHLPKQRVVIYTGGWWWGPHTGNTRVFAKKGYRLWLSGYGRQPSLPGWQWSWWQYTSTAKFSGIRGGADSSVWRGTQNSLRVAAGLKPLATTPTPPPAPTEPPTPPSAPAS
- a CDS encoding YfcC family protein codes for the protein MSGTTTPGSIGEVEADPPKIQHKRKFQFPSAVTTLVLVTVLVWVAALFLPSGKYATSADGSPIPGTFQEVPSPYGFGAMVQQLFLAPINGIYGLLNGETGVVDTETVGRMFGQIGIIVFIMAIGAFISVSFATKALEVAVGSLAHRLRSKGWLLIAAVMVLFSLLGSTMGFSVETLGFYALFIPLMTALGYDRLVTAAMIIIGALVGVMGATVNPFSIGVAAGEAGTSIGDGIVLRLILWVLLTALAIGWVLRYAAKVRKNPEASLVGWEEPDSDDESATDAASDDVSAETETSLSRTQKWVLIITGFAFGLMIFSVIPWSSIFGSTTGPANYEYAHEVAGAQPYWFELNWWFPQLAMLFLVASLVVGLVARMNEKEIVRLVAAGAADMMGPAMVVLLAGGVSVIMTNTQTLDTILNSMEQLVSGVSAGAFAVMTILINIPLAVLIPSSSGHGALAMPLLSPLADFAGVTRDTTITAWIMGHGLTLLFSPTSVVLVGGLAIAKVGYDKYLRFVWPLLLMLFATAAVVLAIAASLE